In Elusimicrobiota bacterium, one DNA window encodes the following:
- a CDS encoding pyruvate, phosphate dikinase — translation MAKKYVYFFGNGKAEGNGTQKDLLGGKGAGLAGMSSAGVPVPPGYTITTETCRHYYANGKKLPKELAAQQKEAMAKLEKALGKKFGDNKNPILVSVRSGAKFSMPGMMDTILNLGLNDEAVLGLADKTGNARFAWDAYRRFISMFGNVVMEIEKGEFEKELESVKHKKGVHLDTDLGVDDLKHVVDLLKKLVKRETGKDFPQDPWQQLEDARNAVFRSWNNPRAITYRRLNKISDDIGTAVNVQAMVFGNMGNDSGTGVGFTRNPSSGAKEFFGEYLTNAQGEDVVAGIRTPKPITELQNDMPQVFKQLKEITSKLEKHYRDMQDFEFTIEKGKLFMLQTRNGKRTGIAAVRVAVEMVNEKLISKEEAILRIEPDQLAQLLAPVFDGKEKVAAVKSGRFLAKGIDAGPGAAAGRVAFTSEKAVTMSKQGPVVLVRPETNPDDIEGMVVAEGILTAIGGRTSHAAVVARGMGKPCVVGCGVLKIDLDAGVLAVNGTRVKEGDYLSIDGFTGEVITGQVPTLPSEVVRVLRGELDKKEAPLYATFETVMKWADSYRKINVRANADIPRDAVMARALGAEGIGLCRTEHMFFAPDRLPYMQEMILADTEEERRAALEKLLPFQKEDFKGLLKEMKGYGVTIRTLDPPLHEFLPKTKEDATELSRKIGIPTEKILAKTQELHEFNPMLGHRGCRLGITYPEITEMQVKAILLAACELKKEGVTVVPEIMIPLVGNIKELKDQTAIVRRVAEEVQKSQGVKVKYLLGTMIEVPRAALTAGEIAAEAEFFSFGTNDLTQMTLGFSRDDAGKFTKVYLDKKIFSDDPFATLDQTGVGKLMEMAVKDGRKTRKDLKCGICGEHGGDPASVKFCYRTGLNYVSASPFRVPVARFAAAQAVIEDKSGKSYSSK, via the coding sequence ATGGCGAAAAAATACGTCTATTTCTTCGGCAACGGCAAGGCCGAAGGCAACGGAACGCAAAAAGACCTTTTGGGCGGCAAGGGCGCCGGCTTGGCCGGCATGTCCAGCGCGGGCGTGCCCGTGCCCCCGGGCTACACCATCACCACCGAAACCTGCCGGCACTACTACGCCAACGGCAAGAAACTCCCCAAGGAATTGGCCGCCCAGCAGAAGGAAGCCATGGCCAAACTCGAAAAGGCCCTGGGCAAAAAATTCGGGGACAATAAAAACCCCATCCTGGTCTCGGTCCGCTCGGGCGCGAAGTTCTCCATGCCCGGCATGATGGACACGATTTTGAACCTCGGCTTGAACGACGAGGCCGTGCTCGGCTTGGCCGATAAGACCGGCAACGCCCGTTTCGCCTGGGACGCCTACCGCCGCTTCATCTCCATGTTCGGCAACGTCGTCATGGAAATCGAAAAGGGCGAATTTGAAAAAGAACTGGAATCCGTGAAGCACAAAAAGGGCGTCCACCTGGACACCGACCTGGGCGTCGACGACCTGAAGCACGTCGTGGACCTGCTCAAGAAATTGGTCAAGCGCGAAACCGGCAAGGACTTCCCCCAGGATCCCTGGCAGCAGTTGGAGGACGCCCGGAACGCCGTCTTCCGAAGCTGGAACAACCCCCGCGCCATCACCTACCGCCGCCTGAACAAGATTTCCGACGACATTGGCACCGCCGTCAACGTCCAGGCCATGGTGTTCGGCAACATGGGCAACGACTCGGGCACCGGGGTGGGCTTCACCCGGAACCCCTCCTCGGGCGCCAAGGAATTCTTCGGCGAATACCTGACCAACGCCCAGGGCGAAGACGTGGTGGCCGGCATTCGGACGCCCAAGCCCATCACCGAACTTCAAAACGACATGCCGCAGGTCTTCAAACAGCTGAAGGAAATCACCTCCAAGCTCGAGAAGCACTACCGCGACATGCAGGACTTTGAGTTCACCATCGAAAAAGGCAAGTTGTTCATGCTCCAGACCCGAAACGGCAAACGCACGGGCATCGCCGCCGTCCGCGTCGCCGTGGAGATGGTCAACGAGAAGCTGATTTCCAAGGAAGAGGCGATCCTCCGCATCGAGCCCGACCAGCTGGCTCAGCTCCTGGCCCCGGTTTTCGACGGGAAAGAAAAAGTGGCCGCCGTCAAAAGCGGGCGCTTCCTGGCCAAGGGCATCGACGCCGGCCCCGGCGCCGCGGCCGGCCGCGTGGCTTTCACCTCGGAGAAAGCGGTGACCATGTCCAAGCAAGGCCCCGTGGTGTTGGTCCGCCCCGAAACCAACCCCGACGACATCGAAGGCATGGTCGTGGCGGAAGGCATTTTGACCGCCATCGGCGGGCGCACCTCCCACGCGGCCGTCGTGGCCCGCGGCATGGGCAAGCCCTGCGTGGTCGGTTGCGGCGTCTTGAAAATCGACTTGGACGCCGGCGTCTTGGCGGTGAACGGCACCCGGGTGAAAGAGGGCGATTACCTCTCCATCGACGGGTTCACTGGCGAGGTCATCACCGGCCAGGTGCCCACCCTTCCCTCCGAAGTCGTCCGCGTCCTGCGCGGCGAGTTGGACAAGAAGGAAGCGCCCCTCTACGCGACCTTTGAAACCGTCATGAAATGGGCCGACAGCTACCGGAAGATCAACGTCCGCGCCAACGCCGACATCCCCCGGGACGCCGTGATGGCCCGGGCCCTGGGCGCCGAAGGCATCGGCCTTTGCCGCACCGAGCACATGTTCTTCGCTCCCGACCGCCTGCCCTACATGCAGGAGATGATTCTGGCGGACACCGAGGAAGAGCGCCGCGCGGCCTTGGAAAAGCTCCTGCCCTTCCAAAAAGAGGACTTCAAAGGCCTGCTCAAGGAAATGAAGGGTTACGGCGTGACCATCCGCACCCTGGACCCGCCCCTGCACGAATTCCTGCCCAAAACCAAGGAAGACGCCACCGAGCTCTCCCGCAAAATCGGCATCCCGACGGAAAAAATCCTGGCGAAAACCCAGGAACTTCACGAGTTCAACCCCATGTTGGGCCACCGCGGCTGCCGGTTGGGCATCACCTACCCGGAAATCACGGAAATGCAGGTCAAGGCGATCCTCCTGGCCGCCTGCGAACTCAAAAAAGAGGGCGTCACGGTCGTGCCCGAGATCATGATTCCGCTCGTCGGGAACATCAAGGAATTGAAGGACCAGACCGCCATCGTCCGCCGCGTGGCCGAGGAAGTTCAAAAGTCCCAGGGCGTGAAGGTGAAATACCTCTTGGGCACCATGATCGAAGTGCCCCGGGCCGCTTTGACCGCGGGCGAAATCGCCGCGGAGGCGGAATTCTTCTCCTTCGGGACCAACGACTTAACCCAAATGACCCTGGGGTTCTCCCGGGACGACGCGGGCAAGTTCACCAAGGTCTATTTGGACAAGAAAATCTTCTCGGACGACCCCTTCGCCACCTTGGACCAGACGGGGGTGGGGAAACTCATGGAGATGGCCGTGAAAGACGGCCGCAAAACCCGCAAGGATCTTAAGTGCGGCATCTGCGGCGAACACGGCGGCGACCCGGCGTCGGTGAAGTTCTGCTACCGCACCGGCCTCAACTACGTGTCGGCCAGCCCCTTCCGCGTCCCCGTGGCGCGTTTTGCGGCGGCCCAGGCCGTCATCGAGGACAAGTCGGGGAAATCCTACTCGTCCAAATAA
- a CDS encoding T9SS type A sorting domain-containing protein yields MKKWTWMLAAGVAVSGARAASLEERLRTPFAITANEDASAANPLPLAKEVATFEQILPAWSELHALLPAMTARANQERALGLKVSIGFSPTSIAGLRTDIDLPPWVAAGCGLSTATASFSNPCLQAYFIADATTVAAAVQPDYFHLATEVNTLLLRKIAAPADQEFVNFGLLYRTAHDQVKAVVPACQVFVSFQYDLQKKFERDNPGSWDVFLGAYRGPGPSKLDVVGYTSYPCKTGFADKLFATPWDIPSDYYAAAADHLSGAERPVFSEIGWPSDGSGSEATQRAFADRLPELMAPARPALVVWPLLHDIDPSFFLGNVDLATVGVRRSDGTPKPAWEVLTGAGAPTAGDPFRAVHAYPNPYRPAGGGVLRWSGLPPGATGKIYGLRGSLVGQFAANDFGNAQWNGLDGDGGSVPSGVYFVVLASEGKTKRWKVVLQR; encoded by the coding sequence GTGAAAAAATGGACGTGGATGTTGGCGGCGGGGGTCGCGGTGTCCGGGGCCCGGGCCGCTTCGCTCGAAGAGCGGCTTCGGACCCCCTTCGCCATCACGGCCAACGAGGACGCCTCCGCCGCGAACCCGCTTCCGCTGGCCAAGGAAGTGGCCACGTTCGAGCAAATTCTTCCGGCCTGGAGCGAACTTCACGCGCTGTTGCCCGCGATGACCGCCCGGGCCAACCAGGAACGGGCCCTCGGGCTCAAGGTGTCGATCGGGTTCAGTCCGACGAGCATCGCGGGCCTTCGGACCGACATCGACTTGCCGCCCTGGGTGGCGGCGGGGTGCGGGCTGTCCACCGCGACGGCGTCCTTTTCCAACCCTTGTCTTCAGGCCTACTTCATCGCGGACGCCACGACCGTGGCGGCGGCCGTCCAACCGGATTACTTCCACCTGGCGACGGAGGTCAATACGCTCCTGCTTCGGAAAATCGCCGCCCCGGCGGATCAAGAATTCGTCAATTTCGGCCTTCTCTACCGGACCGCCCACGACCAGGTGAAAGCCGTGGTTCCCGCCTGCCAAGTGTTCGTCTCCTTTCAATACGACTTGCAGAAAAAATTCGAGCGGGACAACCCGGGGTCCTGGGACGTGTTTTTGGGCGCTTATCGGGGTCCCGGCCCGTCGAAACTCGACGTCGTCGGGTACACTTCGTACCCCTGCAAGACCGGTTTTGCCGATAAGCTTTTCGCCACGCCCTGGGACATCCCCTCCGACTATTACGCCGCGGCCGCGGACCACCTGTCGGGGGCGGAGCGGCCGGTGTTCTCCGAGATCGGCTGGCCGTCCGACGGATCGGGAAGCGAAGCCACCCAGCGGGCCTTCGCGGACCGGCTTCCGGAGCTGATGGCGCCGGCCCGCCCGGCGCTGGTGGTGTGGCCCCTCCTTCACGACATCGATCCGTCGTTTTTCTTGGGAAACGTGGACTTGGCGACCGTGGGCGTCCGCCGATCGGATGGAACTCCGAAGCCGGCCTGGGAGGTTCTCACCGGGGCCGGCGCCCCGACCGCGGGGGATCCCTTTCGCGCGGTGCACGCCTACCCGAACCCCTATCGCCCGGCCGGCGGAGGCGTTCTCCGCTGGAGCGGTTTGCCCCCCGGTGCGACGGGGAAGATTTACGGGCTGAGGGGATCGTTGGTCGGGCAGTTTGCCGCCAACGATTTCGGCAACGCGCAATGGAACGGATTGGACGGCGACGGGGGTTCCGTTCCCTCCGGCGTGTATTTCGTCGTTCTCGCCTCCGAGGGAAAAACCAAGAGGTGGAAAGTCGTCCTCCAGCGCTGA
- a CDS encoding c-type cytochrome, whose amino-acid sequence MVKRWAMAVLAVACVGAARAEWEDSADYPYPVPAGLKKPFVPADNPMSDAKVDLGKKLYFDKRLSADGSVSCATCHNPKKGWTDQLPVSTGIQGQKGGRSAPTVLNSAFMDVQFWDGRAPSLEEQAKGPIQNPIEMGFTHTAMVKTLTGVAGYKPLFKAAFGTEEISVDRVAKAIAAFERTVLTGNAPYDRSQAGDPKAMSPSAQRGLTVFFGKANCSVCHSGFNFSNSDFHNLGVGMSQKDPDLGRFVETKVDAHRGAFKTPTLRNLRDTAPYMHDGSQKTLEEVVEYYNKGGEKNPWLDKEIRPLKLSSAEKKDLIEFLNALNGDTVDLEEPTLPQ is encoded by the coding sequence ATGGTTAAACGATGGGCAATGGCGGTGTTGGCGGTGGCGTGCGTCGGCGCGGCGCGGGCGGAGTGGGAAGATTCGGCGGATTACCCCTACCCGGTGCCGGCGGGACTCAAGAAACCCTTTGTGCCGGCGGACAACCCGATGTCCGACGCGAAAGTCGACTTGGGCAAAAAACTTTATTTCGATAAGCGCCTCTCGGCGGACGGGTCGGTGAGCTGCGCCACCTGCCACAATCCGAAAAAGGGCTGGACGGACCAACTTCCCGTTTCGACGGGGATCCAGGGGCAGAAGGGCGGGCGGAGCGCCCCCACGGTGTTGAACAGCGCTTTTATGGACGTGCAGTTCTGGGACGGCCGGGCGCCGTCCCTGGAGGAGCAGGCCAAGGGCCCCATTCAAAACCCCATCGAAATGGGGTTTACCCACACGGCCATGGTCAAAACGCTGACGGGCGTGGCCGGTTACAAGCCCTTATTTAAAGCGGCTTTCGGCACCGAGGAAATCAGCGTGGACCGGGTGGCCAAAGCCATCGCGGCTTTTGAGCGGACCGTGCTGACGGGCAATGCCCCCTACGATCGAAGCCAGGCGGGCGACCCCAAGGCCATGAGCCCGTCGGCCCAACGCGGGCTGACGGTGTTTTTCGGGAAGGCGAACTGCAGCGTGTGCCATTCGGGGTTTAATTTTTCAAACTCGGATTTCCACAACCTCGGCGTCGGTATGAGCCAAAAGGACCCGGACCTGGGTCGCTTTGTGGAAACGAAGGTGGACGCCCACCGCGGGGCCTTTAAAACGCCGACCCTGCGCAACCTCCGGGACACCGCCCCCTACATGCACGACGGGTCCCAAAAGACCCTCGAGGAAGTCGTGGAGTACTACAACAAGGGCGGAGAAAAAAACCCCTGGCTGGACAAGGAAATTCGACCTTTGAAACTGTCGTCGGCGGAGAAAAAGGATTTGATCGAATTTTTAAACGCGTTGAACGGGGACACGGTCGACCTCGAGGAGCCGACGCTCCCGCAATAG
- a CDS encoding S8 family serine peptidase has protein sequence MISPGFRALFSSRRFVRRPLLLAPLLVGTAGVFAGPAGPPPRRVIVQFQSDPARFFRAAKAPALTGLNAAFGVRSVTPVLRGGGATSPPRRAPARYGAARELRAQLENIRILAYDGPADPDEVARAFAAEPGVAWAEPDRRYEASWVPNDPDYSSLWAMPKIEAPTAWDSTAGGGVVVAVVDSGVDGTHPDLVDRMWANPGEIPANGLDDDGNGFVDDAGGWDFANDDGNPTDDAGHGTHVAGTIAATANNGLGVAGVAFGARLMPLKGLDAGGAGYESDLAAGIIYAADNGARIINASWGGSSKGALIEAAVNYARESGVLLVAAAGNSNGPVGYPAALDGVAAVAATDDADRKADFSSFGPPMDVAAPGVGILSTLPGGTYGTKSGTSMAAPHVSGVAALVAALHPFYTPAQLLAALRLAVDDVETPGFDAATGAGRINAARAASQRNLAAVNDPPTVSIVYPADGATVAGLQGLRGTAASSAGLFRVEVLVDGASRGMAHVNHGTWSCAVDATGLSGAHRLTVRALDVFDQSTDASVAVNVASPTPLGPGIPAVYDAGVGAPACGVGAECDSVNLLTGRGSFLGGAEPDAPNTLLTAPCADGNEGTFHLDESIDRLRVRSASGGPLTAGGGATIDVSYWSYFGFTTDRVALYYATSPAAPGWTPLLSFVPTAGGGQTLRTAMTLPDSPRLVLRAVMTYQIPPDACAAGDYTDHDDLLFDVAADTRPPVLSDLRIRPEPRRATLQWNTDEPSTAGVGVGPAGTSPIGRVVLADESLTHAAVLGDLTPDTAYDFQIASRDAGGRESVSSGTFRTVADTEPQKPRAFPSPYVPGAGDVRLIHLPAHKSVRIVSVSGHTVRVLPVDENGEARWDGAGEDGASVASGVYYILPEGAPPFPFVVQK, from the coding sequence GTGATTTCCCCTGGATTCCGCGCGCTTTTTTCCTCCCGGCGGTTCGTTCGGCGTCCCCTCCTTCTGGCCCCCCTTCTCGTGGGGACGGCGGGGGTTTTTGCGGGGCCCGCGGGGCCCCCTCCCCGGCGGGTGATCGTCCAATTTCAATCGGACCCCGCACGGTTTTTCCGCGCCGCCAAGGCCCCCGCCCTGACCGGACTGAACGCGGCCTTCGGCGTTCGATCCGTCACCCCCGTTCTTCGGGGCGGGGGGGCGACTTCGCCGCCTCGGAGGGCGCCCGCCCGGTACGGCGCCGCTCGGGAGCTTCGGGCCCAACTTGAAAACATCCGGATCCTGGCGTACGACGGCCCGGCCGATCCCGACGAAGTGGCGCGGGCCTTCGCCGCGGAGCCCGGCGTGGCCTGGGCCGAGCCGGACCGCCGGTACGAGGCGTCCTGGGTTCCCAACGACCCCGACTATTCCTCGCTCTGGGCCATGCCTAAAATAGAGGCCCCAACGGCGTGGGACTCGACCGCGGGCGGCGGCGTGGTGGTCGCCGTCGTGGATTCGGGGGTCGATGGAACGCATCCCGACCTGGTGGACCGAATGTGGGCCAACCCCGGCGAAATCCCGGCCAACGGATTGGACGACGACGGCAACGGATTTGTGGACGATGCCGGCGGGTGGGATTTTGCCAACGACGACGGCAATCCGACCGACGACGCCGGCCACGGCACCCACGTCGCGGGAACGATCGCCGCCACGGCCAACAACGGGCTGGGCGTGGCGGGGGTGGCGTTCGGCGCCCGACTGATGCCCCTCAAAGGGTTGGACGCCGGCGGCGCGGGTTACGAATCCGATTTGGCCGCCGGTATTATTTACGCGGCGGACAACGGCGCCCGGATCATCAACGCCAGCTGGGGCGGTTCCTCCAAAGGCGCCTTGATCGAAGCCGCCGTGAATTACGCCCGGGAGAGCGGCGTTTTGTTGGTGGCGGCCGCCGGCAACAGCAACGGCCCGGTGGGCTACCCGGCGGCCTTGGACGGGGTGGCCGCCGTGGCCGCCACCGATGACGCGGATCGGAAGGCGGATTTTTCAAGTTTTGGCCCTCCGATGGACGTGGCCGCCCCCGGCGTGGGGATTTTATCCACGTTGCCCGGGGGGACGTATGGGACGAAAAGCGGAACCAGCATGGCCGCCCCTCACGTGTCCGGGGTGGCGGCCCTGGTCGCGGCGCTCCATCCCTTTTACACGCCCGCCCAGCTTCTTGCCGCCCTTCGACTGGCCGTGGACGACGTGGAAACCCCCGGCTTCGACGCCGCCACCGGCGCCGGGCGGATCAACGCCGCCCGGGCGGCGTCCCAGCGGAATCTGGCGGCCGTCAACGACCCGCCGACGGTTTCCATCGTTTATCCCGCCGACGGCGCCACGGTGGCCGGCCTTCAGGGGTTGCGGGGGACGGCGGCTTCATCGGCCGGGCTCTTTCGGGTGGAGGTGTTGGTCGACGGGGCTTCCCGGGGCATGGCCCACGTCAACCATGGGACGTGGTCCTGCGCGGTCGACGCGACGGGGTTGTCCGGCGCTCATCGATTGACCGTGCGGGCTCTGGATGTTTTTGATCAATCCACCGACGCGTCGGTCGCGGTCAACGTGGCGTCGCCCACGCCCCTGGGTCCCGGAATTCCCGCCGTTTACGACGCGGGGGTGGGCGCGCCGGCCTGCGGCGTCGGCGCGGAATGCGATTCCGTGAACCTCTTGACGGGCCGGGGAAGCTTTTTGGGCGGCGCCGAGCCCGACGCGCCCAACACCCTCCTCACCGCGCCTTGCGCCGATGGAAACGAAGGGACCTTTCACTTGGACGAGTCCATCGATCGCCTGCGGGTTCGGAGCGCCTCCGGCGGCCCCCTCACGGCCGGGGGGGGGGCGACCATCGACGTCTCCTATTGGTCTTATTTTGGGTTCACCACCGATCGGGTGGCGCTCTATTACGCCACGTCCCCGGCGGCCCCCGGGTGGACGCCCCTCCTGTCTTTCGTGCCGACGGCGGGCGGCGGGCAAACCCTCCGAACCGCGATGACGCTCCCCGATTCGCCCCGGCTGGTGCTCCGCGCCGTCATGACCTATCAAATTCCGCCCGACGCCTGCGCCGCCGGGGACTACACGGACCACGACGATCTTCTGTTCGACGTGGCGGCGGACACCCGGCCCCCGGTTCTTTCGGACTTGAGGATCCGCCCCGAACCCCGGCGGGCGACCCTTCAATGGAACACCGACGAACCGTCCACGGCTGGGGTGGGCGTCGGTCCGGCGGGAACGTCGCCGATCGGTCGGGTGGTCCTGGCGGATGAGTCGTTGACGCACGCCGCGGTCCTCGGGGACTTGACGCCGGACACGGCCTACGATTTTCAAATCGCCTCCCGGGACGCCGGCGGGCGGGAAAGCGTGTCCTCCGGAACCTTTCGGACCGTGGCGGACACCGAGCCCCAAAAACCCCGGGCGTTTCCCTCCCCGTATGTCCCCGGGGCGGGGGACGTCCGGCTGATTCACTTGCCGGCGCACAAAAGCGTCCGAATCGTGTCGGTGTCGGGCCACACGGTGCGGGTTCTCCCGGTCGACGAAAACGGGGAGGCCCGTTGGGACGGCGCCGGGGAGGACGGCGCGTCGGTGGCCAGCGGCGTTTATTACATTCTTCCCGAAGGCGCTCCGCCCTTCCCGTTCGTGGTGCAGAAATGA
- a CDS encoding thioredoxin domain-containing protein: protein MNKLATEKSPYLLQHATNPVHWLPWGDEAFEKALREDKPILVSIGYATCHWCHVMERESFENPDIAEVMNEHLVCVKVDREERPDVDRQYMAAIQAMTGQGGWPLNVFLTPTGKIFMGGTYFPPADRGGRPGWPRLVQRLGAAWKNPQERAAIERRGDELNRVVAGFLAGAPTAVEADAEEAVTAAFEAFRESFDAENGGFSGAPKFPLPVNQQFLLRFAARAEARADPRGSPARDMAVRTLAAMAAGGICDALGGGFHRYSTDDRWHVPHFEKMLYDNAQLAVNFLEAHQLTGDASFADTARVTLNYLMRDLGNPQGGFFSAEDADSLPPGSPPGADKKEGAFYTWTSSALAEALGAEAALFARAYGVRPEGNVADGAGEFAGENILFRARSDADVAADFGLTVEDVARRLARARSTLLGLRLSRPRPFLDDKILTGWNGLALSAFAKGHAVLGEDRYREAAVRCAEFLQAHLWDPAGGRLSRRWRDGQRAIPGQADDHAFLIQGLLDLHEATFEVRWLRWAEALADIFLRAFVEGDRGVVRTTPVDHDPRLILRARDEGDNVEPGASSVAVAALLRLGRLRARPDFASAAGKIVDALRGRAAEAPRAFPGFLSSVLLGLGSFSELVIAGRPGNEATRRLMAEARRVFRPDLLVLLADQGEGQAALAERLPHLAGLRVPVGRARAYFCRDGACELPLETPDALRARLTGFPRW, encoded by the coding sequence ATGAATAAATTAGCGACAGAAAAAAGCCCGTATTTGCTTCAGCACGCCACCAACCCCGTGCATTGGCTCCCCTGGGGGGACGAGGCTTTTGAAAAAGCCCTTCGGGAGGACAAACCGATCCTTGTTTCCATCGGCTACGCCACGTGCCACTGGTGCCATGTGATGGAGCGGGAATCATTCGAAAACCCCGACATCGCCGAGGTCATGAACGAACATCTGGTGTGTGTGAAGGTGGACCGGGAGGAGCGTCCCGACGTGGACCGCCAATACATGGCGGCGATCCAGGCCATGACGGGCCAGGGCGGTTGGCCCCTGAACGTTTTTTTGACGCCGACCGGAAAAATTTTCATGGGGGGAACGTATTTCCCGCCCGCGGACCGGGGCGGGCGCCCCGGCTGGCCCCGATTGGTTCAACGCCTCGGTGCCGCCTGGAAAAATCCCCAGGAGCGGGCCGCGATCGAACGCCGGGGGGACGAATTAAACCGGGTCGTGGCCGGCTTTTTGGCGGGGGCTCCCACGGCGGTGGAGGCCGACGCCGAGGAGGCGGTGACGGCCGCTTTTGAGGCTTTCCGGGAATCCTTCGACGCCGAAAACGGAGGTTTTTCGGGGGCGCCCAAATTTCCCCTTCCGGTCAATCAGCAATTTCTCCTTCGATTCGCCGCGCGGGCCGAGGCCCGGGCGGACCCACGGGGTTCGCCGGCCCGGGACATGGCGGTTCGCACCCTCGCCGCCATGGCGGCGGGGGGGATTTGCGATGCGTTGGGCGGGGGGTTCCACCGTTATTCCACGGACGACCGTTGGCACGTCCCCCATTTTGAAAAAATGCTTTACGACAACGCCCAATTGGCGGTCAATTTCTTGGAAGCCCATCAGCTCACGGGCGACGCGTCTTTCGCGGACACGGCCCGCGTCACCTTGAATTATCTGATGCGGGATTTGGGGAATCCCCAGGGCGGGTTTTTCTCCGCGGAGGACGCCGACAGCCTTCCTCCAGGAAGCCCTCCCGGGGCCGATAAGAAGGAAGGGGCCTTTTACACGTGGACCTCTTCGGCGTTGGCCGAGGCCCTCGGCGCGGAGGCCGCCCTTTTTGCCCGGGCCTACGGGGTCCGGCCCGAAGGCAACGTGGCCGACGGCGCGGGGGAATTCGCCGGGGAAAACATTCTTTTCCGGGCGCGGTCCGACGCGGACGTGGCGGCCGATTTCGGTTTGACGGTCGAGGACGTCGCCCGGCGATTGGCGCGGGCTCGGTCGACGTTGCTGGGTCTGCGCCTGTCGCGGCCCCGGCCGTTCTTGGACGATAAAATTCTAACGGGTTGGAACGGTCTTGCCCTTTCGGCCTTCGCCAAGGGCCACGCGGTCCTGGGCGAGGACCGCTATCGGGAGGCGGCGGTGCGATGCGCGGAATTTCTTCAGGCTCACCTTTGGGATCCCGCCGGGGGTCGTCTGTCCCGGCGGTGGCGGGACGGCCAACGGGCCATCCCGGGGCAAGCCGACGACCACGCCTTCCTGATCCAAGGGCTCCTCGATTTGCACGAAGCGACCTTTGAGGTCCGATGGCTTCGGTGGGCGGAGGCGTTGGCGGATATTTTCCTTCGGGCGTTCGTGGAGGGCGATCGCGGCGTGGTGCGCACGACGCCCGTCGACCACGACCCCCGGTTGATCCTCCGGGCCCGGGACGAAGGCGACAACGTGGAGCCCGGCGCCTCCTCGGTCGCCGTGGCGGCCCTGCTCCGACTCGGTCGTTTGCGGGCCCGCCCGGATTTCGCGTCGGCCGCCGGGAAAATCGTGGACGCCTTGCGGGGGCGGGCGGCGGAAGCGCCCCGGGCTTTCCCGGGATTTTTGTCCTCGGTGCTGCTGGGTCTCGGGTCCTTCAGCGAACTGGTCATCGCCGGGCGGCCGGGCAACGAAGCCACCCGACGACTGATGGCGGAAGCCCGTCGAGTGTTCCGTCCCGACCTTCTGGTGTTGCTCGCGGATCAAGGCGAGGGCCAGGCCGCCCTCGCGGAACGCCTGCCGCACTTGGCGGGCCTCCGGGTTCCCGTGGGCCGGGCCCGGGCCTATTTCTGCCGGGACGGGGCCTGCGAACTTCCTTTGGAAACCCCCGACGCTTTGCGCGCCCGGTTGACCGGCTTCCCTCGATGGTGA
- a CDS encoding PhzF family phenazine biosynthesis protein yields MKIPYYVVDAFTDRPFGGNPAGVCLLDAWASDRTLQDIAFENNLSETAFFVADRDRFHLRWFTPTAEVDLCGHATLASAHVLFECRGHQKPSVQFETKSGSLTVVRERDGFLGMDFPALAPKPVEAPPSLIAALGTAPEAVLAGMDYVVVYKDAQAVSRLAPDFDGLRRLDRRGVIVTAPGLDADYVLRFFAPKMGVNEDPATGSAQCLLAPYWSARLKKRTLAVRQLSFRGGDLRCEIKGDRVMISGRAVVYLRGELGL; encoded by the coding sequence GTGAAAATCCCCTATTACGTGGTCGACGCGTTCACCGATCGCCCCTTCGGCGGCAACCCCGCCGGCGTTTGCCTCCTTGACGCCTGGGCGTCGGACCGGACGCTTCAAGACATCGCTTTTGAAAACAATTTGTCCGAGACGGCTTTTTTCGTGGCCGATCGGGACCGTTTTCACCTCCGTTGGTTCACCCCGACGGCCGAGGTGGACCTTTGCGGTCACGCCACGCTGGCCTCGGCCCACGTGCTTTTTGAATGCCGGGGGCACCAAAAACCCTCCGTGCAATTTGAAACGAAAAGCGGGTCGTTGACGGTGGTTCGGGAACGGGACGGTTTTCTGGGGATGGATTTTCCGGCGCTGGCGCCGAAACCGGTCGAAGCCCCCCCGTCTCTGATCGCGGCCCTGGGGACCGCGCCCGAGGCGGTCTTGGCGGGCATGGATTACGTTGTCGTGTACAAAGACGCTCAGGCCGTTTCCCGTTTGGCGCCCGATTTCGACGGCCTTCGACGGCTGGACCGCCGGGGGGTGATCGTCACCGCGCCCGGTCTGGACGCCGATTACGTGCTTCGGTTCTTCGCTCCCAAAATGGGCGTGAACGAAGACCCCGCGACGGGTTCCGCCCAATGCCTCCTCGCGCCCTACTGGTCGGCGCGACTCAAAAAGCGGACGCTGGCGGTGCGCCAACTTTCGTTTAGGGGCGGCGACCTGCGTTGTGAAATCAAAGGCGACCGGGTGATGATTTCCGGTCGAGCCGTTGTTTATTTGCGAGGAGAATTAGGACTGTGA